In Ovis aries strain OAR_USU_Benz2616 breed Rambouillet chromosome 14, ARS-UI_Ramb_v3.0, whole genome shotgun sequence, a single genomic region encodes these proteins:
- the TAT gene encoding tyrosine aminotransferase, which produces MQDHGSLPSVLDVHVNVTGRSSVLRKVKSRKARWSVRPSEMSNKTFNPIRAIVDNMKVKPNPNKTMIALSIGDPTVFGNLPTDPEVTQAMKDALDSGKFNGYVPSIGCLSSREEVASYYHCPEAPLEAKDVILTSGCSQAIELCLAVLANPGQNILVPRPGFSLYRTLAESMGIEVKLYNLLPEKNWEIDLKQLESLIDEKTVCLIVNNPSNPCGSVFSRRHLQKILAVAARQCVPILADEIYGDMVFSDSKFEPLATLSSNVPILSCGGLAKRWLVPGWRMGWILIHDRRDIFGNEIRDGLVKLSQRILGPCTLVQGALKSILCRTPQEFYHNTLSFLKSNADLCFGALAAIPGLRPIRPSGAMYLMVGIEMEHFPEFENDVEFTEQLVAEQSVHCLPATCFEYPNFFRVVITVPEVMMLEACSRIQEFCEQHYHCAEGSQEECDK; this is translated from the exons ATGCAGGACCACGGCAGCCTCCCCTCAGTTCTGGATGTGCACGTCAACGTCACTGGGAGAAGCTCCGtgctgaggaaagtgaaaagcaggAAGGCCAGATGGTCCGTGAGGCCCTCGGAAATGTCCAACAAAACTTTCAATCCCATCCGGGCCATTGTGGACAACATGAAGGTGAAGCCAAATCCAAACAAGACCATGATTGCTTTGTCGATCG GGGACCCTACTGTATTTGGAAACCTGCCGACAGATCCTGAAGTTACCCAAGCAATGAAAGATGCCCTTGACTCAGGGAAGTTTAATGGCTATGTACCCTCCATCG GCTGCTTATCCAGTCGGGAGGAAGTTGCTTCTTATTACCACTGTCCCGAGGCACCCCTGGAAGCTAAG GATGTCATTCTGACAAGTGGCTGCAGTCAGGCTATTGAACTGTGTTTGGCTGTGTTGGCCAACCCAGGGCAAAACATCCTAGTTCCGAGACCTGGCTTCTCTCTCTACAGGACTCTGGCTGAATCTATGGGAATTGAGGTCAAACTCTACAATTTGTTG CCAGAGAAGAATTGGGAAATTGACCTGAAACAATTAGAATCTCTGATTGATGAAAAGACAGTTTGTCTTATTGTTAACAATCCATCAAACCCTTGTGGGTCAGTGTTCAGTAGACGTCATCTCCAGAAAATTTTGGCAG TGGCTGCAAGGCAGTGTGTCCCCATCTTAGCTGATGAGATCTATGGAGACATG GTGTTTTCAGATTCCAAATTTGAGCCTCTGGCTACCCTCAGCAGCAATGTCCCCATCCTGTCCTGTGGAGGGCTGGCCAAGCGCTGGCTGGTTCCTGGCTGGAGGATGGGTTGGATCCTTATCCATGACCGAAGAGATATTTTTGGCAATGAg ATCCGAGATGGGCTGGTGAAGCTGAGTCAACGGATCCTGGGCCCCTGCACCCTTGTCCAGGGAGCTCTGAAAAGCATCCTGTGTCGCACCCCTCAAGAGTTCTACCACAACACTCTAAGCTTCCTCAAG TCCAATGCAGATCTCTGCTTTGGGGCATTGGCTGCCATCCCTGGACTCCGGCCCATTCGCCCTTCTGGGGCCATGTACCTCATG GTTGGAATTGAGATGGAACATTTCCCAGAATTTGAGAATGATGTGGAGTTCACGGAGCAGTTAGTTGCCGAGCAATCCGTCCACTGCCTCCCAGCAACG TGCTTTGAATATCCAAATTTCTTCCGAGTGGTAATCACAGTCCCTGAAGTGATGATGCTGGAGGCCTGTAGCCGGATCCAAGAGTTCTGTGAACAGCACTACCATTGTGCTGAAGGGAGCCAGGAGGAATGTGACAAATAG